From one Rhodamnia argentea isolate NSW1041297 chromosome 1, ASM2092103v1, whole genome shotgun sequence genomic stretch:
- the LOC115751303 gene encoding protein trichome birefringence-like 2 produces the protein MESLKLAFSEQLLHAKRMVASKFGLSVGASLFFVALMVAFTLSVTPLCLELSSSSVSLWPFSSSTAPTDATLVSSSAHVANLTTNARHCCGNATSGVGKSLNFLDGGSQERVLNSTYEANVTREAETERVPGNPAGDSKNRSLTVHRGSFGVKTYEAASRLVDDSKARHGANLGEEAVVSYENHHEGGNFSLEKGGSGNSSSPVATEEPNLRIASHGSQVLGIRGGECDIFDGRWVRDDLKPYYPANSCPYVDRDFNCHLNGRPDDGFVKWKWQPNGCDIPSLNETDFLERLRGRRLVFVGDSLNRNMWESLVCILRHSVKDKKRVHEISGRVEFKKKGVYAFRFEGYNCSVDFVSAPFLVRESSFSIRNRSFGTLRLDLMDRTARMYRDADIIVFNTGHWWTHEKTTRGEHYYQEGKYVHPRLKVLEAYKRALRTWAKWIDKNIHRNRTQVFFRGYSVTHFRGGQWNSGGQCHKETEPIFNDTYLENYPSKMRVLEHVLQEMRTPVTYLNISRLTDYRKDGHPSVYRLAYRTTQERVTAEQSQDCSHWCLPGVPDTWNELLYASLLKMGWGSPT, from the exons ATGGAGTCCCTGAAGCTTGCATTCTCAGAGCAGCTTCTCCACGCCAAGAGGATGGTGGCCTCTAAGTTCGGGCTCAGCGTTGGTGCTTCGCTCTTCTTCGTCGCTCTCATGGTGGCCTTCACTCTGAGCGTGACTCCTCTGTGTCTAGAGTTGTCTAGTTCCTCTGTTTCGCTCTGGCCGTTCTCTTCCTCGACCGCCCCCACCGACGCCACCCTCGTTTCGTCCTCGGCTCATGTTGCGAACTTGACGACCAATGCCCGTCACTGCTGTGGAAATGCGACGTCGGGTGTTGGGAAGTCTTTGAATTTCTTGGATGGCGGTTCTCAAGAAAGGGTTTTGAACTCAACATACGAGGCAAATGTGACAAGAGAAGCTGAAACAGAGAGGGTGCCGGGAAATCCTGCAGGGGATTCGAAAAATAGAAGCTTGACGGTTCATAGAGGGAGTTTTGGAGTGAAGACCTATGAAGCAGCTAGTAGGTTAGTGGATGATTCTAAAGCGAGGCACGGCGCGAATCTAGGCGAGGAAGCTGTGGTGTCTTATGAAAATCATCACGAGGGTGGTAATTTCTCTCTAGAGAAGGGAGGGAGTGGTAATTCAAGCTCTCCCGTCGCCACGGAGGAGCCTAACCTGAGGATCGCGAGCCACGGCTCCCAAGTATTGGGAATTCGTGGTGGGGAATGTGATATATTTGATGGTAGATGGGTGAGGGATGATTTGAAGCCGTATTATCCTGCGAATTCGTGCCCTTATGTTGATAGGGACTTCAATTGCCACCTTAATGGTAGGCCAGATGATGGATTTGTAAAATGGAAGTGGCAGCCTAATGGATGTGACATACCGAG tTTGAACGAGACTGATTTTCTAGAGAGATTAAGAGGAAGGAGGCTGGTTTTTGTGGGGGATTCGCTGAACAGGAACATGTGGGAATCTCTCGTCTGCATCCTCCGCCATAGCGTCAAAGATAAGAAAAGAGTCCATGAGATATCTGGAAGGGTGGAGTTCAAAAAGAAGGGAGTTTATGCCTTCAGATTTGAG GGGTACAATTGTTCGGTCGACTTTGTTAGTGCTCCATTTCTTGTTAGAGAATCCTCTTTTAGCATTAGGAACCGGTCGTTCGGGACGTTGAGGTTAGATTTGATGGACCGCACAGCACGAATGTATCGTGATGCTGATATAATAGTCTTCAACACAGGTCACTGGTGGACCCATGAGAAGACAACTAGAGG GGAACACTATTATCAAGAAGGCAAGTATGTGCACCCAAGACTCAAGGTCCTGGAGGCATATAAGAGAGCTCTTAGGACTTGGGCCAAATGGATAGACAAAAACATCCACCGGAACCGAACACAGGTTTTCTTCAGAGGATATTCAGTCACTCATTTCAG GGGCGGGCAGTGGAACTCGGGGGGACAGTGTCATAAGGAAACGGAACCTATTTTCAACGATACATACTTGGAAAATTACCCTTCGAAAATGAGGGTGCTGGAGCATGTGCTTCAAGAAATGAGAACTCCGGTAACATATTTAAACATTAGTAGACTTACTGACTACAGAAAAGACGGGCACCCTTCTGTTTACAGACTGGCTTACAGGACCACACAAGAACGAGTCACTGCCGAGCAATCCCAAGATTGCAGCCATTGGTGCTTACCTGGTGTTCCTGATACCTGGAATGAGTTGCTATATGCTTCTCTGTTGAAAATGGGGTGGGGATCTCCGACGTAG
- the LOC115751304 gene encoding octanoyltransferase LIP2p2, chloroplastic-like: MVPAAISTSPSVTSCPSRRLSQRKSQSYCRTVSTMSNHVSKSTLSVSVNSIADPDSRTCECFDLHNELVPYGKAWAWQKELVRQKKASIQSGGDCPDTLIVLQHQPVYTMGTGSSEEYLNFDTKNAPFDVHRTERGGEVTYHGPGQLVMYPIINLRNHKMDLHWYLRSLEEVVLRALLSAFSIKASRLEGFTGVWVGDEKLAAIGIRVSQWIAYHGLALNVTADLTPFQWIIPCGLRNRRVGSIKGILREAYSSINCGYVDVLIPGECHLVDIACDALIEAFAEVFQLEVCRKPLTEAFLMGKSF; encoded by the exons atggtgccGGCAGCTATTTCAACTTCGCCCTCAGTCACTTCATGCCCAAGCCGACGACTTTCACAACGCAAAAGCCAATCTTACTGTCGAACAGTTTCGACAATGTCGAACCACGTATCAAAATCTACGCTCTCTGTATCAGTCAACTCAATCGCCGACCCAGATAGTCGAAC GTGTGAATGCTTTGATCTGCATAACGAGCTGGTCCCGTATGGGAAGGCATGGGCATGGCAAAAGGAACTGGTGAGGCAAAAGAAAGCATCGATCCAAAGCGGTGGAGATTGCCCAGACACGTTGATCGTACTCCAGCATCAGCCTGTTTACACTATGGGCACTGGTAGTTCGGAGGAGTATCTTAATTTCGACACGAAGAATGCTCCTTTCGATGTTCATCGGACTGAACGCGGCGGGGAGGTGACTTATCACGGTCCTGGCCAG CTAGTTATGTATCCCATCATCAATCTACGGAATCACAAGATGGATCTGCATTGGTATCTCAGGTCGCTTGAAGAAGTGGTTCTTCGTGCTTTGCTATCAGCCTTTTCTATCAAGGCCTCCCGTCTCGAGGGCTTTACTGGTGTCTGGGTTG GAGATGAGAAATTGGCAGCCATTGGAATTCGAGTATCCCAATGGATAGCATATCATGGGTTAGCTCTGAATGTCACTGCAGATCTGACACCCTTCCAATGGATAATTCCATGTGGGCTACGAAATCGACGAGTCGGAAGCATAAAGGGAATTCTCAGAGAAGCTTATTCGTCCATTAATTGTGGATATGTCGATGTACTTATTCCTGGTGAATGCCATTTAGTTGATATTGCTTGCGATGCTCTGATTGAAGCATTTGCGGAAGTTTTTCAGCTTGAAGTTTGCCGGAAACCACTCACAGAGGCATTTTTAATGGGGAAATCATTCTGA